From Leifsonia sp. fls2-241-R2A-40a, one genomic window encodes:
- a CDS encoding DUF1349 domain-containing protein: MDIDVPWSAGRWTTPPARIDEQDDRLVVTAVEGSDAWRETYYGFVHDTEHALLAPFAVGTAVEVEFTAPFGEQFDQAGVFVRAADDRWVKAGVEFADGILQLGAVVTDGRSDWSVAPVPEWLDGRILVRVSRAEDALVVRASVNGGPLQFVRLLPFDGALTAEAGPLVAAPSRPGFAVTFTAWRTTDADGTLH; encoded by the coding sequence ATCGATATCGACGTTCCCTGGTCCGCCGGTCGCTGGACCACCCCTCCGGCCCGCATCGACGAGCAGGACGACCGGCTGGTCGTCACCGCCGTCGAGGGGAGCGACGCGTGGCGGGAGACGTACTACGGGTTCGTCCACGACACCGAGCACGCGCTGCTCGCGCCGTTCGCGGTGGGGACGGCCGTCGAAGTGGAGTTCACGGCTCCCTTCGGCGAGCAGTTCGACCAGGCCGGCGTGTTCGTCCGGGCCGCCGACGACCGGTGGGTGAAGGCCGGCGTCGAGTTCGCCGACGGCATCCTGCAGCTGGGTGCGGTCGTCACCGACGGCCGGTCGGACTGGTCGGTCGCGCCCGTGCCCGAGTGGCTCGACGGCCGCATCCTCGTCCGGGTCAGCCGCGCCGAGGACGCGCTCGTCGTCCGCGCGAGCGTGAACGGGGGACCGCTGCAGTTCGTGCGCCTGCTCCCGTTCGACGGCGCGCTCACTGCAGAGGCCGGTCCGCTCGTGGCCGCGCCGAGCCGCCCGGGCTTCGCGGTGACGTTCACCGCGTGGCGGACGACCGACGCCGACGGAACACTCCACTGA
- a CDS encoding amidohydrolase — MTDLDQTTLYRNGRVFTADANPERAWATAFAVTGDRIVWVGRDGDDAPAADRVVELEGRLVLPGFTDAHTHLLMMGAALGQVYLTGARNLEDIQRLLLEAREADPAATVLRGRGWLFDAVPDGAPTAAMIDAVISDIPVYLDANDYHSCWVNAAALTELGITRDTPDPIGGEIVRDADGEPTGLLLETAATQYAWAQRDAATTDADRDAQVERTLAAYLATGVTGAVDMAMDEFGLAALQRAQDRRGGVLPIRVAAHWLITNTGDDEQNLAQVAEAARRAADPSTPWLRVVGIKLILDGVIDACTAAMRQPYANGSNADPIWPLERLAPVVAAADAAGLQIAQHAIGDFASQLALDAIEQAVAQNGDRPRRHRIEHLEYAAPGTAERMARLGVTASMQPVHADPAIFDNWVAMLGDDRVERAFPWPEYEDAGALLAFSTDSPTAPHQALANMYVASTRASALVPSVAAVQPQFALPLERAIAHATRDAAASVGDGGWRGRIAPGYAADAAILDADVFERGPASLLDARVVETIVAGRTAYRA, encoded by the coding sequence GTGACCGACCTCGACCAGACGACCCTTTACCGGAACGGCCGCGTCTTCACGGCCGACGCGAATCCCGAGCGGGCGTGGGCGACGGCGTTCGCCGTCACCGGAGACCGCATCGTCTGGGTGGGCCGGGACGGCGACGACGCGCCGGCCGCCGACCGGGTCGTCGAGCTGGAGGGACGTCTCGTCCTGCCCGGGTTCACGGACGCGCACACGCACCTGCTGATGATGGGAGCCGCGCTCGGGCAGGTGTACCTCACCGGGGCACGGAACCTCGAGGACATTCAGCGGCTGCTCCTCGAGGCCCGGGAGGCCGACCCGGCCGCGACGGTGCTGCGCGGGCGGGGCTGGCTGTTCGACGCGGTGCCGGACGGCGCGCCGACTGCCGCCATGATCGATGCGGTGATCTCCGACATCCCCGTCTACCTGGATGCGAACGACTACCACTCGTGCTGGGTGAATGCCGCAGCCCTCACCGAGCTCGGCATCACGCGCGACACCCCCGACCCGATCGGCGGCGAGATCGTGCGCGACGCCGACGGTGAGCCGACCGGGCTCCTGCTGGAGACCGCGGCCACCCAGTACGCGTGGGCGCAGCGCGACGCCGCCACCACCGACGCGGACCGGGATGCGCAGGTCGAGCGAACGCTCGCCGCGTACCTGGCGACCGGTGTCACCGGCGCGGTCGACATGGCGATGGACGAGTTCGGCCTGGCCGCGCTGCAGCGTGCGCAGGACCGCCGCGGCGGAGTGCTGCCCATCCGCGTGGCGGCGCACTGGCTGATCACGAACACCGGCGACGACGAGCAGAACCTGGCGCAGGTCGCCGAGGCCGCGCGACGTGCTGCCGATCCGTCGACCCCGTGGCTCCGCGTCGTCGGGATCAAGCTCATCCTCGACGGGGTGATCGACGCGTGCACCGCCGCCATGCGGCAGCCGTACGCGAACGGTTCGAACGCGGACCCGATCTGGCCGCTGGAGCGGCTCGCCCCCGTCGTGGCCGCCGCCGATGCGGCCGGCCTGCAGATCGCGCAGCACGCCATCGGCGACTTCGCGAGCCAGCTCGCACTGGATGCGATCGAGCAGGCCGTCGCGCAGAACGGCGACCGTCCCCGCCGGCACCGGATCGAGCACCTCGAGTACGCGGCGCCGGGAACAGCGGAGCGGATGGCCCGGCTGGGCGTCACGGCGTCGATGCAGCCCGTCCATGCCGATCCCGCGATCTTCGACAACTGGGTCGCGATGCTGGGCGACGACCGGGTCGAGCGGGCGTTCCCGTGGCCGGAGTATGAAGACGCCGGCGCGCTCCTCGCGTTCTCGACCGACTCGCCCACAGCGCCGCATCAGGCCCTCGCGAACATGTACGTCGCGTCGACGCGGGCCTCGGCGCTGGTGCCCTCGGTGGCCGCGGTGCAGCCGCAGTTCGCTCTGCCGCTGGAGCGCGCGATCGCCCACGCGACCCGGGATGCGGCCGCCTCCGTCGGCGACGGAGGATGGCGCGGACGGATCGCGCCAGGATACGCGGCGGATGCGGCCATCCTCGACGCCGACGTCTTCGAGCGCGGTCCCGCCTCCCTGCTCGACGCCCGGGTGGTCGAGACGATCGTCGCGGGGCGGACGGCGTACCGGGCCTAG
- a CDS encoding MarR family transcriptional regulator, giving the protein MPAKPPPLDPVQLGAYFALIETSSLLKHTVEQQLRDAGDLSYVQFQLLARLGDSPTGSHRMTDLADGVVYSRSGLTYQAQVLEQRGLVTRAPSRDDERSVVVTITDAGRAVLATVFPGHIAVLDDLLFASLTRADIVDLERVLAKVRDHMRANPPRSAAPRRRKSGS; this is encoded by the coding sequence ATGCCTGCGAAGCCGCCGCCCCTCGATCCCGTCCAACTCGGCGCCTACTTCGCGCTGATCGAGACGAGCAGCCTGCTGAAGCACACCGTCGAGCAGCAGCTGCGCGACGCCGGCGACCTCAGCTACGTGCAGTTCCAACTGCTGGCACGGCTCGGCGACTCCCCCACGGGCAGCCACCGCATGACCGACCTGGCCGACGGCGTCGTCTACAGCCGAAGCGGACTCACGTATCAGGCGCAGGTGCTGGAGCAGCGCGGCCTGGTCACCCGGGCACCCTCGCGCGACGACGAACGCAGTGTCGTCGTGACGATCACCGACGCCGGCCGAGCGGTGCTCGCGACCGTGTTCCCCGGCCACATCGCGGTGCTCGACGACCTCCTCTTCGCCTCCCTGACCCGCGCCGACATCGTCGACCTGGAACGCGTGCTGGCGAAGGTCAGGGACCACATGCGGGCGAACCCGCCGCGTTCGGCGGCCCCGCGGCGGCGGAAGTCCGGCTCCTAG
- a CDS encoding cytosine permease: MSEARTGTEHFVDASTQPETRGIEVISDSERHGRARDLFFVWAAPGVSILNFTIGATLILLGLEIWQAFAVIVVASLLWVFPGLIAGSGPAAGTSGSVVTRAMYGIIGNKLFVAFVGWFIGAVFLSLTWLASSFMGADLLRRIGLDDPVWVPIGVTIVVSAITILVAIFGHGLILRIYPVMAIVLFAIFVLVSAFILPTVNWQYTAPEPLGGVPLWSALSIGFTILASTPLSFINSPDIARYLPRSTKPSHIAAATAFGGAIPFVVFTAVGVLLATGLKASAFDAGIDVALFDLLPGWLGPLLVIGVVVNTIALNAMTTYTSSMALQAIGFRLKRIPAAIIVGLVGTALTIYLVLSSSLLEAANLMLQFLVIVSGPAMAIYAVDVIQRRYVYDSVDLFDTGRGGRYWFTGGWSIPGIVALLLGGLVTALCLSTDVWTGPIGQALGHVDLSVPAGMTVSAAVYALLSRTRLGKEGRL; this comes from the coding sequence ATGTCCGAAGCGCGGACCGGCACCGAACACTTCGTGGACGCGTCGACGCAGCCCGAGACCCGTGGCATCGAGGTGATCAGCGACAGCGAGCGGCACGGCCGTGCGCGCGACCTGTTCTTCGTGTGGGCGGCGCCGGGCGTCAGCATCCTGAACTTCACGATCGGTGCCACCCTCATCCTGCTCGGCCTCGAGATCTGGCAGGCCTTCGCGGTGATCGTCGTCGCCTCGCTGCTCTGGGTCTTCCCCGGGCTCATCGCGGGGAGCGGGCCGGCCGCCGGCACGTCCGGCTCGGTCGTGACGCGCGCGATGTACGGCATCATCGGCAACAAGCTCTTCGTCGCCTTCGTCGGCTGGTTCATCGGAGCGGTCTTCCTGTCGCTGACCTGGCTCGCCTCATCGTTCATGGGTGCGGACCTGCTGCGCCGTATCGGGCTCGACGACCCGGTGTGGGTGCCGATCGGTGTGACCATCGTCGTCTCCGCCATCACGATCCTGGTCGCGATCTTCGGGCACGGGCTCATCCTGCGCATCTACCCGGTGATGGCCATCGTGCTGTTCGCGATCTTCGTGCTGGTGTCAGCGTTCATCCTCCCCACGGTCAACTGGCAGTACACGGCGCCCGAGCCGCTCGGGGGAGTGCCGCTCTGGTCGGCCCTCTCGATCGGCTTCACGATCCTCGCCTCCACGCCCCTGTCGTTCATCAACAGCCCGGACATCGCGCGCTACCTGCCGCGGTCGACGAAGCCATCGCACATCGCGGCCGCGACGGCGTTCGGCGGCGCCATCCCGTTCGTCGTCTTCACCGCGGTGGGAGTGCTCCTCGCGACCGGGCTGAAGGCCTCCGCCTTCGACGCCGGAATCGATGTGGCGCTGTTCGACCTGCTGCCGGGCTGGCTCGGCCCGCTGCTCGTCATCGGCGTGGTCGTCAACACGATCGCGCTCAACGCGATGACCACGTACACGTCCAGCATGGCGCTGCAGGCGATCGGCTTCCGGCTCAAGCGCATCCCGGCGGCGATCATCGTCGGACTGGTCGGCACCGCTCTGACCATCTACCTCGTGCTCTCCTCGAGCCTGCTCGAAGCGGCGAACCTGATGCTGCAGTTCCTCGTCATCGTGTCCGGGCCGGCGATGGCCATCTATGCGGTGGACGTGATCCAGCGCCGGTACGTCTACGACAGCGTCGACCTGTTCGATACCGGTCGCGGCGGACGGTACTGGTTCACAGGCGGCTGGAGCATTCCCGGGATCGTCGCGCTCCTCCTGGGAGGGCTCGTCACGGCGCTCTGCCTCTCGACCGACGTCTGGACCGGCCCGATCGGGCAGGCGCTCGGCCACGTCGATCTCTCCGTGCCGGCAGGGATGACGGTCTCCGCCGCCGTGTACGCACTGTTGAGCCGCACCCGGCTCGGAAAGGAGGGGCGGCTGTGA
- a CDS encoding NADP-dependent oxidoreductase, with the protein MKAVRFHEHGGPEVLHYEEAEQPVPGAGEVRLRVAASAFNAADNGIRAGSLPLPVTLPHIPGYDVSGTVDALGDGVENFSVGDAVVGFLPMTADGGAAEYVVAPASVLAAAPTSIPLVDSAALPSVGLTAWQALFEQAGLESGQRLLVVGAGGAVGGYAVQLAKRAGAVVVATASPRSRDSVAAAGADQVIDHTTTALRDAVTEPVDVLLNLAPLEPEEFASLLDLVRDGGVIVSTTAWMPAPSDEARGVRGIVLFVRSDAGQLAQLVSLVDAGELRVQTAEQVPLSDLAAVHERAAAGTLRGKVLVVPAA; encoded by the coding sequence ATGAAGGCAGTACGTTTCCACGAGCACGGCGGTCCCGAGGTCCTGCACTACGAGGAGGCCGAGCAGCCGGTCCCCGGCGCCGGGGAGGTGCGGCTGCGCGTAGCCGCCTCGGCGTTCAACGCGGCCGACAACGGCATCCGGGCCGGCAGCCTGCCGCTCCCGGTGACGCTTCCGCACATCCCGGGCTACGACGTCTCGGGCACGGTCGACGCCCTCGGCGACGGAGTGGAGAACTTCTCCGTCGGGGACGCGGTCGTCGGGTTCCTCCCGATGACCGCCGACGGGGGAGCGGCCGAGTACGTCGTCGCTCCGGCCTCGGTGCTGGCTGCCGCGCCGACGAGCATTCCGCTGGTCGACTCCGCCGCGCTCCCGTCGGTCGGGCTCACCGCCTGGCAGGCGCTCTTCGAGCAGGCCGGCCTCGAGTCGGGACAGCGGCTGCTGGTCGTCGGCGCCGGGGGAGCCGTGGGCGGTTACGCCGTGCAACTCGCCAAGCGGGCGGGCGCCGTCGTCGTCGCGACCGCGAGCCCCCGCAGCCGCGACAGCGTGGCGGCCGCCGGGGCGGACCAGGTCATCGACCACACGACGACCGCACTGCGGGATGCTGTGACCGAGCCCGTCGACGTCCTGCTCAACCTCGCCCCGCTCGAGCCCGAGGAGTTCGCCTCCCTCCTCGACCTGGTCCGCGACGGCGGTGTGATCGTCAGCACCACGGCGTGGATGCCCGCGCCGAGCGACGAGGCCCGCGGCGTCCGCGGCATCGTCCTCTTCGTCCGCAGCGACGCTGGCCAGCTCGCGCAGCTCGTCTCCCTGGTCGACGCGGGGGAGCTGCGGGTGCAGACCGCGGAGCAGGTGCCGCTCAGCGACCTCGCCGCGGTGCACGAGCGGGCAGCGGCGGGCACGCTGCGTGGAAAGGTCCTGGTGGTCCCGGCGGCCTGA
- a CDS encoding SDR family NAD(P)-dependent oxidoreductase — protein MTTTLITGANRSLGLETARRLLEAGHTVYAGMRDPATGDAARELGAIPVALDVTDQQSVEAAMASLPALDVLVNNAGILGDALHGVDDLDAQAMLRTLDTNVLGVVRVTQAALPLLRRSGSPVIVNVASGVGWPRWLSAPGHDEYPVRGIPYATSKAAVIALTVQYAKNLPEFRVNASDPGYTSTEFNGFNGHQTVEQGTDATVRLATIGPDGPTGEFHNRDGRIEY, from the coding sequence ATGACCACGACACTCATCACCGGAGCCAACCGCAGTCTGGGCCTCGAGACGGCCCGACGACTCCTCGAAGCGGGCCACACCGTCTACGCCGGGATGCGCGACCCCGCCACCGGCGACGCCGCGCGCGAACTCGGGGCCATCCCCGTCGCGCTCGATGTCACCGACCAGCAGAGCGTGGAGGCGGCGATGGCGTCGCTTCCCGCGCTCGACGTCCTCGTGAACAACGCCGGGATCCTCGGGGATGCGCTCCATGGTGTCGACGACCTGGATGCGCAGGCCATGCTGCGAACGCTCGATACGAACGTGCTCGGGGTGGTCCGGGTCACCCAGGCCGCGCTTCCGCTGCTGCGGCGGTCCGGCAGCCCGGTCATCGTGAACGTCGCCTCCGGCGTCGGCTGGCCGCGGTGGCTGTCCGCACCCGGTCACGACGAGTACCCGGTGCGGGGGATCCCGTACGCGACCTCCAAGGCTGCGGTCATCGCGCTGACGGTGCAGTACGCGAAGAACCTGCCCGAGTTCCGCGTGAACGCCAGCGACCCCGGTTACACCTCCACCGAGTTCAACGGGTTCAACGGGCACCAGACCGTCGAGCAGGGGACCGACGCCACCGTGCGGCTCGCCACGATCGGCCCCGACGGGCCGACCGGGGAGTTCCACAACCGCGACGGGCGCATCGAGTACTGA
- a CDS encoding TetR/AcrR family transcriptional regulator → MSAAAAIAIGEGLERITLRAVATRLGVRPGLISHYFPAAEDLVDEAFVRAATIERERFFPTSGPPVERLAHFVHHIETGASLPLARLWLNARHLSRFTPSLDVTLTSQDRLDRARLRTIIEDGVAAGEFAAVDPEAASIRILMAVDGGGSYVNSGDDLTHPAHAHFVADVCEWTLGLPPGTLRAISAR, encoded by the coding sequence GTGTCCGCAGCCGCGGCGATCGCGATCGGCGAGGGCCTCGAGCGCATCACTCTGCGCGCCGTCGCCACCCGGCTCGGCGTGCGCCCCGGCCTGATCTCGCACTACTTCCCCGCCGCCGAGGACCTCGTGGACGAGGCGTTCGTCCGGGCCGCCACCATCGAGCGCGAGCGGTTCTTCCCCACCTCGGGACCGCCGGTCGAACGGCTGGCGCACTTCGTCCACCACATCGAGACCGGCGCATCGCTGCCGCTCGCGCGGTTGTGGCTGAACGCCCGCCACCTCTCGCGCTTCACCCCGTCGCTGGATGTCACCCTCACCTCGCAGGACAGGCTCGACCGCGCGCGGCTCCGGACGATCATCGAGGACGGCGTGGCCGCGGGAGAGTTCGCGGCGGTGGACCCCGAGGCCGCGAGCATCCGCATCCTGATGGCCGTCGACGGCGGCGGCTCGTACGTCAACAGCGGCGACGACCTGACCCACCCGGCGCACGCGCACTTCGTCGCCGACGTCTGCGAGTGGACGCTCGGCCTCCCGCCGGGGACGCTGAGGGCGATCTCCGCCCGCTGA
- a CDS encoding potassium transporter Kup yields the protein MAAAALAALGVVFGDIGTSPLYALKTVFLLDGGVVGAQQDDVYGVISMMFWSVTIIVSIKYLGILMRADNDGEGGVMALAALAQRLYANRASKAGVLLLIGIVGVALFYGDSIITPAISVLSAVEGLHVTVPAISHLVIPISVVILVVLFAGQRFGTGKVGVLFGPVMVLWFAVLAVAGLTMVVQYPSVLLGLSPTYAIAFIIAHPAVSFIALGAVVLVITGAEALYADMGHFGRSPIRRAWFVLVFPALTLNYLGQAALILHNPAAKANPFFLMIPEWGRLPVVILATVATVIASQAVISGAFSLSRQAISLGLLPPLTIRQTSKREGGQIYLPAINFLLFIGVIAVMLAFGSSDRLSTAYGISVTGALVVDTLLLLLVARPLWNWAPWKIVLAAVAFGGLELAFLAGNLFKVINGGWVPLLIAAAVILVMTTWRRGRQLVQDDRRRKEGSLSEFIEDVRVQNLPRVPGIAVFPHPNKDTTPLALRANVKHNHVLHEHVVIVSISTAQVPHVPPSEAFTYDDLGYADDGIEHLSIRFGFSDKPDIPRALRAACRAGVLPIDPAGFTKASYFISRGAIRTTRTNGMVRWRRSLFVALAHNAADPAARFGLPALRTVTMGSDVEI from the coding sequence ATGGCGGCGGCCGCGCTGGCCGCACTGGGTGTCGTCTTCGGCGACATCGGCACGAGCCCGCTCTATGCGCTGAAGACGGTGTTCCTGCTCGACGGCGGCGTGGTCGGAGCGCAGCAGGACGACGTCTACGGCGTGATCTCGATGATGTTCTGGAGCGTCACGATCATCGTGTCGATCAAGTACCTCGGCATCCTGATGCGCGCCGACAACGACGGCGAGGGCGGCGTGATGGCGCTGGCTGCGCTGGCCCAGCGGCTGTATGCGAACCGCGCCAGCAAGGCGGGAGTGCTGCTGCTCATCGGGATCGTCGGCGTCGCGCTGTTCTACGGCGACTCGATCATCACCCCCGCGATCAGTGTCCTGTCGGCGGTCGAAGGCCTCCACGTCACCGTCCCGGCGATCTCGCACCTCGTCATCCCGATCTCGGTCGTCATCCTGGTCGTCCTCTTCGCCGGGCAGCGGTTCGGGACGGGCAAGGTCGGGGTGCTCTTCGGACCGGTCATGGTGCTGTGGTTCGCCGTGCTGGCCGTTGCGGGTCTGACGATGGTCGTGCAGTACCCGTCGGTCCTTCTCGGCCTGTCCCCCACCTACGCGATAGCGTTCATCATCGCCCACCCGGCGGTGTCGTTCATCGCGCTCGGAGCGGTGGTGCTCGTCATCACCGGAGCGGAGGCGCTCTACGCCGACATGGGCCACTTCGGCCGGTCGCCGATCCGCCGCGCCTGGTTCGTCCTCGTGTTCCCCGCCCTCACGCTCAACTACCTGGGGCAGGCGGCGCTCATCCTGCACAACCCCGCTGCGAAGGCGAACCCGTTCTTCCTGATGATCCCGGAATGGGGCCGCCTGCCGGTCGTCATCCTCGCCACCGTGGCCACCGTGATCGCCAGCCAGGCCGTCATCTCCGGTGCCTTCTCGCTCTCGCGGCAGGCCATCTCGCTCGGACTGCTGCCTCCGCTCACCATCCGGCAGACGTCGAAACGGGAGGGCGGCCAGATCTACCTCCCGGCGATCAACTTCCTGCTGTTCATCGGCGTGATCGCGGTCATGCTCGCGTTCGGCTCCTCCGACCGTCTCTCGACGGCGTACGGGATCTCCGTGACCGGAGCACTCGTCGTCGACACCCTGCTTCTGCTGCTGGTCGCGCGGCCCCTCTGGAATTGGGCGCCCTGGAAGATCGTGCTCGCGGCGGTCGCGTTCGGCGGGCTCGAGCTGGCGTTCCTCGCGGGCAACCTCTTCAAGGTGATCAACGGCGGCTGGGTGCCGCTGCTCATCGCCGCAGCGGTGATCCTCGTGATGACGACCTGGCGGCGCGGACGCCAGCTGGTGCAGGACGACCGCCGTCGCAAGGAGGGCTCCCTCTCCGAGTTCATCGAGGACGTGCGGGTGCAGAATCTGCCGCGCGTTCCGGGCATCGCGGTGTTCCCGCACCCCAACAAGGACACGACGCCGCTCGCGCTCCGGGCGAACGTCAAGCACAACCACGTCCTGCACGAGCACGTCGTCATCGTGTCGATCAGCACGGCGCAGGTGCCGCACGTGCCGCCGAGCGAGGCGTTCACGTACGACGACCTCGGCTACGCGGACGACGGGATCGAGCACCTCAGCATCCGCTTCGGCTTCTCCGACAAGCCGGACATCCCGCGCGCCCTGCGCGCCGCATGCCGGGCCGGAGTGCTGCCGATCGACCCGGCCGGCTTCACGAAGGCGTCGTACTTCATCTCCCGTGGCGCCATCCGCACCACGCGGACGAACGGGATGGTGCGCTGGCGCCGGTCGCTGTTCGTCGCCCTCGCCCACAACGCCGCGGACCCGGCAGCCCGGTTCGGGCTGCCGGCGCTCCGGACGGTCACGATGGGGAGTGACGTCGAGATCTAG
- a CDS encoding GNAT family N-acetyltransferase encodes MSIEVLPATGRWDDFASFMVPRKPGGGGCVCMSYRQARLGMPERIQYMHDECTREPGPGVLAYVDDRVAGWCSVAPKATYARLLRSRTIPHLDEDRDPWSIVCFVVRAGFRGRGLMHELLDGAVEHARESGATMVEGYPVDTDGRVDVISGYVGTVSLFESHGFARRTITEAHSGGATRWLMRRELG; translated from the coding sequence ATGTCCATCGAGGTGCTGCCCGCCACCGGCCGCTGGGACGACTTCGCATCGTTCATGGTCCCGCGGAAACCCGGGGGAGGCGGCTGCGTCTGCATGTCGTACCGGCAGGCACGGCTGGGGATGCCGGAGCGCATCCAGTACATGCACGACGAGTGCACGCGCGAACCGGGGCCGGGCGTCCTCGCGTACGTCGACGACCGAGTCGCGGGTTGGTGCTCGGTCGCGCCCAAGGCGACCTACGCCCGGCTCCTGCGGTCGCGCACCATCCCGCACCTGGACGAGGATCGCGACCCGTGGTCGATCGTCTGCTTCGTGGTGCGCGCGGGCTTCCGCGGGCGCGGTCTCATGCACGAACTGTTGGACGGTGCGGTCGAGCACGCCCGCGAATCCGGCGCGACCATGGTCGAGGGGTATCCGGTCGACACCGACGGGCGGGTGGATGTCATCAGCGGCTACGTGGGGACCGTGTCCCTCTTCGAGTCGCACGGCTTCGCCCGCCGCACGATCACGGAGGCGCACTCCGGCGGGGCGACCCGCTGGCTGATGCGGCGCGAGCTGGGCTGA
- a CDS encoding SDR family oxidoreductase codes for MDLHLSSTHAVVTGASRGIGLAIVQALLAEGATVTGIARKSTPETAALHEQGGFRLVEADLSTDDGILAAAAQLEGPVDILVNNVGSAPPRPGGFPSITDEQWSNTYQLNALAAVRTTRALFDRIPDGGSIVNIASENAILADPLVMDYSAAKAALLSFTKSLSKEVGHRGIRVNSISPGPVATDLWLGTGGVAQTVGAATGADPDQVRKGAEDSMVTGRFTRPEEVAALAVMLASPLLGNLTGADVVIDGGLRQTM; via the coding sequence GTGGATCTTCACCTCAGCAGCACGCACGCCGTCGTCACCGGAGCGAGCAGGGGGATCGGGCTCGCCATCGTCCAAGCCCTCCTCGCGGAGGGAGCGACGGTCACCGGAATCGCCCGGAAAAGCACGCCCGAGACGGCCGCGCTGCACGAGCAGGGCGGGTTCCGCCTGGTGGAGGCGGACCTGAGCACCGACGACGGCATCCTCGCCGCGGCAGCGCAGCTCGAGGGGCCGGTGGACATCCTCGTCAACAACGTCGGTTCGGCCCCGCCGCGTCCGGGCGGCTTCCCCAGCATCACCGACGAGCAGTGGTCGAACACCTACCAGCTGAACGCGCTCGCCGCGGTGCGGACCACCCGCGCTCTGTTCGACCGCATCCCCGACGGCGGGTCCATCGTCAACATCGCGTCGGAGAACGCCATCCTCGCCGACCCGCTCGTCATGGACTACAGCGCGGCGAAGGCCGCGCTCCTCAGCTTCACCAAGTCGCTCTCGAAGGAGGTCGGCCACCGCGGCATCCGGGTCAACTCCATCAGCCCCGGCCCGGTGGCGACGGACCTCTGGCTCGGCACCGGCGGCGTCGCCCAGACGGTGGGTGCGGCCACCGGAGCCGACCCCGATCAGGTGCGCAAGGGCGCGGAGGACTCCATGGTGACCGGGCGCTTCACCCGGCCGGAGGAGGTGGCCGCTCTCGCCGTCATGCTCGCCAGCCCGTTGCTCGGCAACCTCACCGGCGCAGACGTCGTCATCGACGGAGGACTCCGCCAGACGATGTGA
- a CDS encoding helix-turn-helix transcriptional regulator — protein MNEFGAVLRSWRDRVDPVEVGLPAGPGRRASGLRREELAALAGVSVDYIVRLEQGRATNPSPQLLGALARALRLTREERDHFFRVAGALPSPDARMPRHLTPGVQRILDRIGDVPLAVFSASWDFLLWNPLWAALLKDPSELTGLERNLVWRHFVRGHSTVEFDDIHQEEFSSDLVADLRQAHGRYPDDPDLARLIARLRADSPEFERRWADARVAAHRSSRKTMTDTVVGPITVDCDVLTVPDGDLRIVVYTAVPGSEDAAKLDLLRVTGVERFPIVQP, from the coding sequence GTGAACGAATTCGGAGCGGTGCTGCGGTCGTGGCGCGACCGTGTCGACCCGGTCGAGGTGGGCCTGCCCGCGGGCCCCGGGCGTCGGGCGTCGGGCCTGCGCCGCGAAGAGCTCGCCGCGCTCGCCGGCGTGAGCGTCGACTACATCGTGCGGCTGGAGCAGGGCCGGGCCACGAATCCGTCGCCTCAACTCCTGGGCGCGCTCGCCCGGGCGCTGCGGCTGACCCGCGAAGAGCGGGACCACTTCTTCCGCGTCGCGGGCGCCCTGCCGTCGCCCGATGCCCGCATGCCGCGCCATCTCACGCCCGGTGTTCAGCGCATCCTGGACCGGATCGGGGATGTGCCGCTCGCGGTCTTCAGCGCCTCGTGGGACTTCCTGCTCTGGAACCCGCTGTGGGCTGCCCTCCTGAAAGACCCGTCCGAACTGACAGGCTTGGAACGCAACCTGGTCTGGCGGCACTTCGTGCGCGGCCACTCGACGGTCGAGTTCGATGACATCCACCAGGAGGAGTTCTCCAGCGATCTCGTCGCCGACCTGCGCCAGGCCCACGGCCGGTACCCGGACGACCCGGACCTCGCCCGCCTCATCGCCCGACTGCGCGCGGACTCTCCGGAGTTCGAACGACGGTGGGCCGACGCACGCGTCGCCGCCCACCGGTCCAGCCGCAAGACGATGACGGATACCGTGGTCGGGCCGATCACCGTCGACTGCGACGTCCTCACGGTGCCCGACGGCGACCTCCGCATCGTCGTCTACACGGCTGTGCCCGGAAGCGAGGATGCGGCGAAGCTCGACCTGCTGCGCGTGACGGGCGTCGAGCGGTTCCCGATCGTGCAGCCGTGA